The following are encoded in a window of Phaseolus vulgaris cultivar G19833 chromosome 3, P. vulgaris v2.0, whole genome shotgun sequence genomic DNA:
- the LOC137839114 gene encoding uncharacterized protein codes for MKRSKAKTCLFVAVSPMVFPRIMFLRSAKEIWDYLKVECAGDERIRGMQVLNLIREFELQIMKESESVKEYSDILLSIVNKVRLFGFVLNDSRIVEKPFVTVRKRFEATITILDNTKDLSKISLAELLNSQQPSITAGIKRKRFTLPTCHPPFKCWRIPDAKCFKCNQLGHEAMLCKNKNQVEEADDQVTDQEEEDQLFVATCFSSRESSESWLVDSGCTNHMTHDKELFKELRTTEIKWVRIGNGEHLTVKGKGTVAITNYKGTKIITNVLFVPEIDQNLLSVSQLLEKGYKVMFENKHCLIKDVDGRDLFKVEMKGKSFALNPMRRSTWPLKKVSLKFGTKD; via the coding sequence atgaagagatCAAAGGCAAAAACATGCCTATTTGTAGCTGTATCTCCTATGGTATTCCCAAGGATAATGTTCTTGAGGTCAGCAAAAGAAATCTGGGATTACCTTAAGGTAGAATGTGCAGGTGATGAGAGGATTCGTGGAATGCAAGTGCTGAATCTAATCAGGGAGTTTGAACTGCAAATAATGAAGGAGTCAGAATCCGTAAAAGAGTACTCTGACATACTTCTAAGCATTGTCAacaaagtgaggttgtttggatttgTGTTAAATGATTCAAGAATTGTGGAAAAACCGTTTGTAACAGTTCGAAAGAGGTTTGAAGCCACCATAACAATCCTGGATAACACAAAGGACCTATCAAAGATTTCTCTTGCGGAGCTCTTAAATTCTCAACAACCAAGCATTACAGCAGGTATAAAAAGAAAACGTTTCACCTTGCCAACATGCCATCCACCATTCAAATGTTGGAGAATACCTGACGCCAAATGTTTCAAATGCAACCAACTTGGACATGAAGCAATGCTatgcaaaaacaaaaatcaagtGGAAGAGGCAGATGATCAAGTTACTGATCAAGAAGAGGAAGATCAATTGTTCGTAGCCACTTGTTTCTCAAGCAGAGAATCAAGTGAGAGTTGGCTGGTTGACAGTGGCTGCACCAACCACATGACACATGACAAGGAACTCTTCAAAGAATTGAGAACCACTGAGATTAAATGGGTGAGGATTGGAAATGGTGAACACCTGACAGTAAAAGGAAAAGGCACAGTAGCTATCACAAACTATAAAGGTACAAAAATCATTACAAATGTTCTTTTTGTGCCAGAGATTGATCAAAATCTTTTGAGTGTTAGTCAATTATTGGAAAAAGGCTATAAAGTgatgtttgaaaataaacattGCTTAATCAAAGATGTTGATGGCAGAGATTTGTTTAAAGTTGAAATGAAGGGAAAGAGTTTTGCTCTCAATCCAATGAGGAGGAGCACATGGCCTTTAAAGAAAGTGTCACTAAAATTTGGCACAAAAGACTAA